The following proteins come from a genomic window of Paucimonas lemoignei:
- a CDS encoding carbamoyltransferase, with protein sequence MALTILGLSGALSHDPSAALYIDGKLVAAAEEERFVRDKHAKNRMPYESAKFCLEQAGIKPSDVDVVAIPFAPISLFGKARWHYAKRYWYAPDRALDALLMGNRRYKRYRNKIVWCLEQLGFDPKKIKIEPVEHHLAHASSAYHCSGFKEKTAILGIDGKGEYATTFFGYGENGKIHKIKEFFDPDSLGGLYGAITEFLGFEMLDGEFKVMGMAPYGDASKYDFSRLATFENGELVINTELANVIGLRRYKEKGKGFYFSPKLIEWLGPKREGDIADEPYIHYAASMQALFEKLALQMMDHYLGDILKETGKIAFAGGCALNVKLNQKIIARPEVKELFVQPASGDAGTAVGAAAYVSHARGVPVEKMEHVYLGPSYTNEDVIAACARHPSKPVWRQIENTPERIAQIMVAGNPVAWFQGRMEFGPRALGGRSIIGCPSVAGVADRINHQIKFRERWRPFCPSMLDTVAPQMIKIDHPAPFMTFTFEVAEEWKTRVPEVVHEDGTSRAQVLKREYNPRYYDMMKALENLTGNGVSLNTSLNRRGEPMICSPTDALNMFFGSDLEYLIMEDILVVKDGVETYDTLG encoded by the coding sequence GTGGCATTGACGATCCTTGGCCTGTCCGGCGCCCTTAGCCATGATCCTTCCGCAGCCTTGTACATCGACGGCAAGCTGGTGGCCGCGGCGGAAGAAGAGCGCTTCGTTCGCGATAAACATGCAAAGAACCGCATGCCCTACGAGTCGGCGAAGTTCTGTCTTGAGCAAGCTGGCATCAAGCCCTCCGACGTTGATGTGGTGGCGATTCCATTCGCGCCGATCAGCTTGTTCGGCAAGGCGCGCTGGCACTATGCCAAGCGTTACTGGTACGCCCCGGACCGTGCGCTTGATGCGCTGCTGATGGGTAACCGTCGCTACAAACGCTATCGCAACAAGATCGTCTGGTGCCTGGAGCAGCTGGGTTTTGATCCGAAGAAGATCAAGATCGAGCCGGTCGAGCACCATTTGGCTCACGCTTCCAGCGCTTACCACTGCTCGGGTTTCAAAGAGAAAACCGCGATCCTGGGTATCGATGGCAAGGGCGAGTACGCGACGACCTTCTTTGGTTATGGCGAAAACGGCAAGATCCACAAGATCAAAGAATTCTTCGACCCGGATTCCCTGGGCGGCCTGTATGGCGCGATCACTGAATTCCTCGGCTTCGAGATGCTCGACGGCGAGTTCAAAGTGATGGGCATGGCGCCGTATGGCGATGCCAGCAAGTACGATTTCTCGCGTCTGGCGACCTTTGAAAACGGCGAACTGGTGATCAACACCGAGCTGGCCAACGTCATCGGCCTGCGTCGCTATAAAGAGAAGGGCAAAGGCTTCTATTTCTCGCCGAAGCTGATCGAGTGGCTGGGACCGAAGCGCGAAGGCGATATCGCCGACGAGCCGTACATCCACTACGCGGCCAGCATGCAGGCGTTGTTCGAGAAGCTGGCGTTGCAGATGATGGATCACTATCTGGGCGACATCCTCAAGGAAACCGGCAAGATCGCTTTCGCGGGCGGCTGTGCGCTGAACGTCAAGTTGAACCAGAAAATCATCGCCCGTCCGGAAGTCAAAGAACTGTTCGTGCAGCCTGCCTCCGGTGACGCCGGTACGGCGGTGGGCGCTGCGGCCTATGTTTCCCATGCCCGTGGCGTGCCGGTCGAGAAGATGGAACATGTCTATCTCGGCCCGTCGTACACCAATGAAGACGTGATCGCGGCCTGTGCCCGTCACCCGAGCAAGCCGGTCTGGCGCCAGATTGAAAACACCCCGGAGCGCATCGCGCAAATCATGGTCGCGGGTAATCCTGTTGCCTGGTTCCAGGGGCGCATGGAGTTCGGCCCGCGTGCACTGGGTGGTCGTTCGATCATCGGTTGCCCGAGCGTGGCGGGTGTGGCTGACCGTATCAACCATCAGATCAAGTTCCGCGAGCGCTGGAGGCCTTTCTGCCCGTCGATGCTCGACACCGTCGCACCGCAGATGATCAAGATCGATCACCCGGCACCCTTCATGACTTTCACCTTTGAAGTGGCGGAAGAGTGGAAGACCCGTGTGCCGGAAGTCGTCCATGAAGACGGTACTTCCCGCGCCCAGGTGCTCAAGCGCGAATACAACCCGCGCTACTACGACATGATGAAAGCGCTGGAAAACCTCACCGGCAACGGCGTGTCACTGAACACTTCGCTGAACCGCCGTGGCGAGCCGATGATCTGCTCGCCGACGGATGCCCTGAACATGTTCTTCGGCTCGGACCTCGAGTACCTGATCATGGAAGACATCCTGGTGGTAAAAGACGGCGTGGAAACTTATGACACGCTCGGCTGA
- the pimB_1 gene encoding group 1 glycosyl transferase: MTRSAERHVLQFCHGYDGPFLDCARQYASLFVGKGYRVTTVFLTGVADAGVAAGCASDEVLFLERSSASVRGLKLGAIRDLRKIAASRNFSFCIAHRFKPVYIALLATRLPVIGVHHAFGDYQRRTRKLFAHLFRKRLSLLGVSDAVRDDMRKSLPGWPTGRIQTLYNRIDIEQLQASQLSAEQARVELGLSASAFVIGNVGRLHPDKDQATLLRGFAKALPSLPQNSQLAILGKGRLEPTLKALALELGIGSQVLFLGQVAQASLYYKAFDIFALSSDHEPFGMVLLEAMGAGVPVLATACGGAKEVVEGVGVLFPFADDERLAHGLIHLANLDDEQRQACAELMLLRLQERFSDQAVRDVFWRLPQVTSLIAES; the protein is encoded by the coding sequence ATGACACGCTCGGCTGAGCGCCATGTGCTGCAGTTCTGTCACGGCTATGACGGTCCGTTTCTCGATTGTGCCCGGCAGTACGCCAGCCTGTTCGTCGGCAAGGGCTACCGTGTCACCACGGTATTCCTGACCGGCGTGGCGGATGCTGGCGTGGCGGCGGGCTGTGCGTCCGATGAAGTGCTGTTTCTTGAGCGCAGCTCGGCCTCGGTTCGGGGCCTGAAGCTGGGGGCTATTCGCGACCTGCGCAAGATCGCGGCGTCGCGTAATTTCAGTTTCTGCATCGCCCATCGCTTCAAACCGGTGTACATCGCGTTGCTGGCCACCCGCTTGCCGGTGATCGGCGTGCACCATGCATTCGGCGACTACCAGCGGCGCACTCGCAAGCTCTTTGCGCATCTGTTTCGCAAGCGTTTGAGCCTGCTGGGTGTGTCCGATGCCGTGCGCGACGACATGCGCAAGAGCCTGCCAGGCTGGCCGACCGGCCGCATTCAGACCTTGTACAACCGCATCGATATCGAGCAGTTACAGGCCAGTCAGCTGTCCGCCGAGCAGGCGCGCGTCGAACTGGGTCTGTCGGCCTCGGCATTTGTCATCGGTAACGTTGGCCGGCTGCATCCCGACAAGGATCAGGCCACGCTGCTGCGCGGTTTTGCCAAGGCGTTGCCGAGCCTGCCGCAGAACAGCCAGTTGGCGATTCTGGGCAAGGGGCGGCTTGAGCCAACTCTCAAAGCACTGGCGCTGGAGTTGGGCATTGGTTCGCAGGTGTTGTTTCTTGGGCAAGTTGCCCAGGCGAGCCTATATTACAAAGCATTCGATATCTTCGCCTTGAGCTCTGATCATGAGCCATTCGGTATGGTGCTGCTGGAGGCGATGGGCGCTGGCGTGCCGGTGTTGGCCACTGCCTGTGGCGGCGCCAAGGAAGTGGTTGAAGGCGTAGGCGTACTGTTCCCTTTTGCCGATGATGAGCGCCTGGCTCACGGGCTGATTCATCTGGCGAATCTGGATGATGAACAACGCCAGGCCTGCGCCGAGCTGATGCTGCTGCGTTTGCAGGAGCGCTTCTCGGATCAGGCGGTGCGCGATGTGTTCTGGCGTCTGCCGCAAGTCACCAGCCTGATTGCGGAGTCCTGA
- a CDS encoding Mig-14 family protein, whose product MLNRFQGWRERGWTLIDAPTYQATWQRLGGSVATQPMVVERLAHLAQIPVRYLGWEQGGELKAAVPTWGRSLALSKDVLKSAGKKGLFDLGNAELILPIADDVQVPVRHRGRYLSTLNEGRVSTLKPQAESLAMARTPEELSKKFRYNQRRELRLLEEAGGVVRPVTDFTSAELARMYCDLFHRRWGFAATGAEHKAEVIELLRDLLIGSVVFLNDTPIAIQLVYRAESPQWISVEYVNGGVDPETRDFSPGSVLSFLNTQSAWEDARNLGKALRFSFGRADREYKDRWCNPVPVFQV is encoded by the coding sequence ATGCTCAACCGATTCCAAGGCTGGCGTGAGCGTGGCTGGACACTGATCGACGCCCCCACCTATCAGGCGACCTGGCAGCGGTTGGGCGGTAGCGTGGCGACACAGCCGATGGTGGTCGAGCGTCTGGCGCATCTGGCGCAGATCCCCGTGCGGTATCTGGGCTGGGAACAAGGCGGCGAACTCAAGGCTGCAGTCCCAACCTGGGGACGCTCACTGGCGCTGTCCAAGGACGTGCTGAAAAGTGCGGGCAAGAAAGGTCTGTTCGATCTGGGTAATGCCGAGCTGATTCTGCCGATTGCCGACGATGTTCAGGTGCCCGTGCGCCATCGTGGGCGTTACCTGTCGACGCTCAATGAGGGCCGCGTCAGCACCCTAAAGCCTCAAGCCGAGTCCCTGGCCATGGCGCGCACGCCAGAAGAACTCTCTAAAAAGTTTCGCTACAACCAGCGCCGTGAATTACGCCTGCTGGAAGAGGCGGGCGGCGTGGTTCGCCCGGTCACTGATTTCACCAGCGCCGAGCTCGCTCGTATGTATTGCGACCTGTTCCACCGGCGTTGGGGCTTTGCCGCCACCGGTGCCGAGCACAAGGCCGAGGTGATTGAGCTGCTGCGAGATTTGCTGATCGGTTCGGTTGTGTTCCTCAACGATACGCCGATTGCCATTCAGCTGGTTTATCGCGCGGAGTCGCCGCAATGGATCAGCGTCGAGTACGTCAACGGTGGCGTGGATCCGGAAACCCGTGATTTCAGCCCCGGCAGCGTGCTCAGTTTCCTCAACACCCAAAGTGCCTGGGAAGACGCACGCAACCTGGGCAAAGCCTTGCGTTTCTCGTTTGGCCGTGCGGATCGTGAGTACAAGGATCGATGGTGCAACCCCGTGCCGGTATTCCAGGTTTGA